Proteins co-encoded in one Armatimonadota bacterium genomic window:
- a CDS encoding peptidase, protein MPRAITIDDLFRLRLVSDAQVSPDGERIVCVVKSVDREKNKYFSHLYLCDLRTREVRQFTSGEVADSQPRWSPDGKSIAFVSNRQKPRSQIFLIPVDGGEARALTSLEEGSIGEIAWSPDGSRIAFTFRLTPEQWREQTAKERKEKGLSTPPRMITRPFYRLDGAGYFDGEYYQVWVADARTGEAKQLTNEITSCGSLSWSSDSSTIAFVCNRSEDPDLNPNLVDIWLVPAEGGDLQRVEAPKGPKSDIAFSPDGTRIAYIGHTKVDDIWGVTNDHLWIADLNGGTTKDITEGFDRSLGNLTLSDMRDVGGGSRPVWTPEGKQILFLASDRGSTVLYSISAEGGEPVALRGEHADITGFSLSADGKRLAWCEGTATQPHEVFTGLLSNGAIGDASAVTCFNAEWLQEVQIQAPEEFTCLSPDGNEVHGWILHPLDFDPTQKYPLILEIHGGPHAQYGWVFFHEFQLLAAQGYVVLYTNPRGSKGYGESHTAAIKGAWGGPDYTDLMAAVDAVIQRGYIDETRMGVMGGSYGGYMTNWVVSHTDRFRAAITDRSVVNLHSMAGTCDFPLLPGGDYFRGNAWAEPEHLWEHSPLKYAGNIHTPLLIIHSEGDLRCPIEQAEQLFAALKVQKKEAVLVRYPQESSHGLSRSGPPDLRVHRLQQIVDWWKKYLSDGS, encoded by the coding sequence ATGCCCAGAGCGATTACCATCGACGACCTGTTTCGACTTCGGCTAGTCAGCGATGCGCAGGTTTCGCCCGACGGCGAGCGCATCGTGTGCGTGGTGAAAAGCGTCGACCGCGAGAAGAATAAATACTTCAGCCATCTGTACCTGTGCGACCTGCGCACGCGCGAGGTGCGCCAGTTCACCAGCGGGGAGGTCGCCGACAGCCAGCCGCGCTGGTCACCCGACGGCAAAAGCATTGCCTTCGTCAGCAATCGCCAGAAGCCCAGGTCGCAGATATTCCTGATACCGGTGGATGGCGGCGAAGCGCGTGCGCTCACCTCGCTGGAAGAGGGCAGTATCGGCGAGATCGCCTGGTCGCCAGACGGTTCCAGGATTGCCTTTACCTTCCGCCTGACGCCTGAACAGTGGCGGGAGCAGACCGCGAAAGAGCGCAAGGAGAAGGGGCTTTCTACACCACCCCGCATGATCACACGCCCGTTCTACCGACTGGACGGTGCAGGCTATTTTGACGGCGAGTACTATCAGGTGTGGGTAGCGGATGCGCGCACCGGTGAGGCAAAACAGCTGACAAACGAAATCACATCCTGTGGCAGTCTGAGCTGGTCTTCCGACAGCAGCACCATCGCCTTTGTGTGTAACCGTAGCGAAGACCCCGACCTGAACCCGAACCTCGTGGATATCTGGCTGGTTCCCGCTGAGGGTGGTGACCTGCAGCGCGTGGAAGCACCCAAGGGACCCAAGAGCGACATCGCCTTTTCGCCCGACGGCACACGCATCGCCTATATCGGACATACGAAGGTGGATGACATCTGGGGCGTCACCAATGACCACCTGTGGATAGCCGACCTGAACGGAGGCACCACAAAGGACATCACGGAGGGCTTCGATCGCTCGCTGGGCAACCTCACCCTCAGCGACATGCGCGATGTGGGCGGTGGAAGCCGCCCCGTATGGACCCCCGAGGGCAAGCAGATTCTGTTCCTCGCCAGCGATAGAGGCAGTACAGTGCTTTATAGCATCTCTGCCGAAGGCGGCGAACCCGTTGCCCTGCGTGGAGAACATGCGGACATCACGGGATTCTCTCTGAGCGCGGACGGCAAGCGTCTCGCCTGGTGCGAAGGCACCGCTACACAACCGCATGAGGTGTTCACGGGTTTGCTGAGCAACGGAGCGATAGGTGACGCCAGCGCAGTGACCTGCTTCAATGCGGAGTGGCTGCAGGAGGTACAGATACAGGCTCCCGAAGAGTTCACCTGCCTCTCGCCCGACGGCAACGAGGTGCACGGCTGGATATTGCATCCGCTCGACTTTGACCCGACGCAGAAGTATCCGCTCATCCTGGAGATACACGGCGGACCACATGCACAGTACGGCTGGGTATTCTTCCACGAGTTCCAGCTTCTGGCGGCGCAGGGCTACGTGGTGTTGTATACCAACCCGCGCGGAAGCAAGGGCTATGGGGAATCCCACACTGCCGCTATCAAGGGGGCATGGGGTGGACCCGATTACACCGACCTGATGGCGGCGGTAGATGCAGTGATCCAGCGCGGGTATATTGATGAGACACGTATGGGCGTGATGGGCGGTTCGTACGGAGGCTACATGACCAACTGGGTGGTGTCCCACACCGACCGCTTCCGCGCCGCCATTACCGACCGCAGTGTGGTGAACCTGCATAGCATGGCGGGAACCTGCGACTTTCCCCTGCTGCCCGGTGGCGATTATTTTCGGGGCAACGCCTGGGCAGAACCAGAACACCTGTGGGAGCATTCTCCGCTGAAATACGCGGGCAACATCCACACGCCGTTGCTCATCATCCACAGCGAGGGCGACCTGCGCTGCCCCATCGAACAGGCGGAACAGTTGTTCGCCGCGCTGAAGGTGCAGAAGAAAGAGGCGGTGCTGGTGCGGTATCCGCAGGAGAGCAGTCACGGATTATCGCGCTCCGGTCCGCCCGACCTGCGCGTGCACCGGTTGCAGCAGATTGTGGACTGGTGGAAAAAATACCTGTCGGATGGTTCTTGA
- the nusA gene encoding transcription termination/antitermination protein NusA: protein MNSEFIEILRALERERDIPLAVLWEALETALTNAYKKHCGAVGDVRLRLDSSKAGVRLFCERTVVEEVENPHTQISLEEAKKFKPEAEIGDTVSVPVDLEDFGRIAAQTAKQVIVQRIREAEREQIYQEFQERVGEILSGFVQRREGPNVIIDLDRVEAILPPEEQVPNEPYRPHDRLRVYLLRVERTTKAPRIIVSRSHPSLIRRLFELEVPEVREGSVVIKAVAREPGARSKIAVWAKDPNIDPVGSCVGLRGTRVQAVVNELYDEKIDIIRWYPDPAQFIAEALSPAKVSKVHLNEGEKSALAIVPDDQLSLAIGKAGQNVRLAARLTGWKIDIRSESQVAQDAVPTGKEEKESAS from the coding sequence ATGAACAGTGAATTCATTGAGATACTGCGTGCGCTAGAACGGGAGCGAGACATCCCTCTGGCAGTGCTTTGGGAGGCGCTGGAGACCGCCTTGACCAACGCCTACAAGAAGCACTGCGGAGCGGTGGGCGATGTACGGCTTCGCCTCGATTCCAGCAAGGCGGGGGTTCGATTGTTCTGTGAGCGTACGGTAGTGGAAGAGGTGGAGAACCCGCACACCCAGATCTCTCTGGAAGAGGCAAAGAAGTTCAAGCCAGAGGCGGAGATAGGGGACACGGTGTCCGTGCCGGTGGACCTGGAGGACTTCGGGCGCATCGCCGCGCAGACCGCCAAGCAGGTGATTGTGCAGCGCATCCGTGAAGCGGAGAGGGAGCAGATATACCAGGAGTTTCAGGAGCGTGTGGGAGAGATACTTTCCGGCTTCGTGCAGCGGAGAGAAGGACCGAATGTGATTATCGATCTGGACAGGGTGGAGGCTATCCTGCCCCCGGAGGAGCAGGTTCCCAACGAGCCGTACCGTCCGCATGACCGTCTGCGCGTGTATCTGCTGCGCGTCGAGCGCACCACCAAAGCGCCACGCATCATCGTCTCGCGCAGTCATCCCAGCCTTATCCGTCGCCTGTTCGAGCTGGAAGTGCCTGAGGTGCGCGAAGGAAGCGTGGTGATTAAAGCGGTAGCCCGAGAGCCGGGCGCACGTTCCAAAATCGCCGTGTGGGCGAAGGACCCCAACATCGACCCAGTAGGCAGTTGCGTGGGGCTCCGCGGGACGCGAGTGCAGGCGGTAGTGAACGAACTGTACGACGAGAAGATAGACATCATCCGCTGGTACCCCGACCCGGCACAGTTCATCGCGGAGGCTTTGAGCCCGGCGAAGGTTTCGAAGGTGCACCTGAACGAGGGAGAGAAAAGCGCACTGGCTATCGTGCCCGACGACCAGCTCTCGCTGGCAATCGGCAAAGCGGGACAAAACGTGCGATTGGCGGCGCGATTGACCGGCTGGAAGATAGATATCCGAAGCGAATCTCAGGTTGCGCAGGACGCTGTGCCGACAGGTAAAGAGGAAAAGGAAAGCGCGTCCTGA
- a CDS encoding ribosome-binding factor A, whose translation MSSNRVSKIESLLVTEISDIVRNELKDPRLQGVTITQARVSRDLSHAKVYVSALGGTEARDKALEVLRNLAGRIRGEFGRRAHLRVVPEIQFEPDEGIEAGMRVHELLRQLEQG comes from the coding sequence ATGAGTAGCAACAGAGTATCCAAGATAGAAAGCCTGCTGGTTACGGAAATCAGCGACATCGTGCGCAACGAGTTGAAAGACCCACGCCTGCAAGGGGTGACCATCACGCAAGCAAGGGTTTCGCGTGACTTGAGCCACGCCAAAGTATATGTCAGTGCTCTGGGAGGCACCGAGGCACGGGATAAAGCGCTGGAAGTGCTGAGAAACCTTGCCGGGCGCATCCGTGGTGAGTTTGGGCGCCGCGCGCACCTGCGTGTCGTGCCGGAAATCCAGTTTGAGCCGGATGAGGGCATCGAGGCAGGAATGCGCGTGCACGAACTCTTGCGTCAGCTGGAACAGGGATGA
- a CDS encoding phosphoesterase RecJ-like protein, giving the protein MIRRHLQQAAQVLQEAKNVVLACHLNPDGDTLGCALALQSALEGLGKRVLTLSSDGVPEIYRFLPGSEKVLSSTEQRGFDVAVVCDTGMPERIGKAKDAVFSARIIVDIDHHVTEGAFGDIRIQQPKAAATAEIVYRLLKAMNVPMTPAIATCLLTGIITDTGLYRYMNVSPATFRLSATLMEAGASPSQIAEEVFERRSFPSVRLLGRALEHIRQEEEGRLVWSYLSYEDFTELGATDEDTEGIITQLRAVRDSVVLALLREVKPGRVRVSVRSRDERIDMSRMAEKFGGGGHRMAAGFWVEGSIDEAKEKVIEALREWMHSSISTSQRV; this is encoded by the coding sequence ATGATTCGCCGCCATTTGCAACAGGCTGCTCAGGTGCTGCAGGAGGCGAAGAACGTGGTTCTCGCCTGCCACCTCAACCCCGACGGTGACACGCTGGGATGCGCGCTGGCTCTGCAATCCGCCCTGGAGGGGCTGGGAAAGCGAGTACTCACGCTGAGCAGCGACGGGGTGCCGGAGATATACCGCTTCCTGCCCGGCTCGGAAAAGGTACTCTCCTCCACCGAGCAACGAGGCTTCGACGTGGCAGTGGTCTGTGATACCGGTATGCCGGAGCGTATCGGCAAAGCGAAGGACGCGGTCTTCTCGGCGCGAATCATTGTAGACATCGATCACCACGTCACCGAAGGCGCGTTTGGCGATATCCGCATCCAGCAACCAAAGGCGGCCGCTACCGCCGAAATCGTCTACCGCTTGCTGAAGGCGATGAACGTGCCCATGACTCCCGCTATAGCCACGTGCCTGCTGACCGGTATCATCACCGATACCGGCTTGTACCGTTACATGAACGTGTCGCCAGCCACATTCCGTCTGAGCGCTACTCTGATGGAGGCGGGAGCATCGCCCTCGCAGATTGCGGAAGAGGTGTTCGAGCGACGCTCTTTTCCCAGCGTGAGACTGTTGGGACGCGCCCTTGAGCACATCCGACAGGAAGAGGAAGGTCGTCTGGTGTGGTCCTATCTGAGCTACGAGGACTTCACCGAGCTGGGTGCTACCGACGAGGATACCGAAGGTATCATCACGCAGCTGCGGGCGGTACGCGACAGTGTGGTGCTCGCGTTGCTGAGGGAGGTGAAACCCGGTCGGGTGCGCGTGAGCGTTCGCAGTCGCGATGAGCGCATCGATATGTCCAGGATGGCAGAGAAGTTCGGGGGCGGCGGTCACCGGATGGCAGCAGGCTTCTGGGTGGAGGGCAGCATCGACGAGGCGAAAGAGAAAGTGATTGAGGCGCTGCGAGAATGGATGCACTCGTCAATCTCTACAAGCCAGCGGGTATGA
- a CDS encoding riboflavin biosynthesis protein yields the protein MSRLAPRSLSLRASVVTIGVFDGVHRGHRAILSVAVQRAQQQGIPAVAITFDRHPQEALQPEKPPPYLTTLTTRLRLLLENGAQDVLVLRFDRDLAALHPEEFLQSVLHKRLNARRIVVGGDFRFGYRRLGSVDYLREVQSRFGFEVEAVPDVLYRGERISSSRIRQALHEGEVREASLMLGRAYALEGVVVRGQQLGRKLGYPTVNLNLLTPQLVPRDGIYAGRLLHLRTGNVYPAAISVGVRPTVDGTRRTIEAYLLGFSGSLYGEEVHLAFFHRLRDERKFESLHALKEQMDRDVQQVEVLMEQG from the coding sequence GTGAGCCGCCTCGCTCCTCGCTCACTGAGCCTGCGCGCCAGCGTGGTAACCATCGGTGTTTTCGATGGGGTTCACCGAGGACACAGGGCGATCCTCTCTGTAGCGGTGCAAAGAGCACAGCAACAGGGCATACCTGCGGTGGCTATCACCTTTGACCGCCATCCCCAAGAAGCCCTTCAACCCGAAAAACCACCGCCCTATTTGACCACCCTGACCACCCGTCTGCGCTTGCTGCTGGAGAACGGGGCGCAGGACGTGCTGGTACTGCGTTTCGACCGCGATCTGGCTGCATTACACCCGGAGGAGTTTCTGCAATCGGTGCTGCACAAGCGCCTGAATGCCCGTCGCATCGTGGTGGGCGGCGATTTTCGCTTCGGATATCGGCGGCTGGGCAGTGTGGACTACCTGCGAGAAGTGCAGAGCCGTTTCGGCTTCGAGGTAGAGGCGGTGCCGGATGTGTTGTATCGGGGAGAGCGCATCAGCAGCAGCCGTATCCGCCAGGCACTGCATGAAGGCGAAGTGCGAGAGGCTTCCCTGATGCTGGGCAGAGCGTATGCGCTGGAGGGGGTCGTGGTGCGCGGACAACAACTGGGCAGGAAACTGGGCTACCCGACGGTCAACCTGAACCTGCTCACCCCTCAGCTGGTACCCCGAGATGGCATCTACGCAGGACGGCTGTTGCACCTGCGCACGGGCAACGTGTATCCAGCGGCAATCAGCGTGGGTGTGCGTCCCACCGTGGATGGCACAAGGCGCACCATCGAAGCGTACCTGCTGGGTTTCTCCGGCAGTCTCTACGGGGAGGAAGTGCACCTTGCCTTCTTCCACCGTCTGCGTGACGAGCGCAAATTCGAATCCCTGCACGCGCTGAAAGAGCAAATGGACAGAGATGTGCAGCAGGTGGAGGTTCTGATGGAACAGGGGTAG
- the serC gene encoding phosphoserine aminotransferase: MTERVFNFSPGPATLPLPVLQEVQQNLLALPGVGASILEISHRSRTFEEIIAQAEQNIRQLLNLPPEYHVLFLQGGASLQFSQVPMSFLRGTERSADYIVTGSWAKRALVEAQREGNVRVVWDGKGENYSRVPGHGEYEIDPNAAYVHFTSNETIQGIQFPSEPETGGVPLVCDASSDFLSRPIDVKRYGLIYAGAQKNVGPAGVTIVIIRQDLLEQVPDNLPTMLNYKVHAEHRSLYNTPPVFAVYIVMLVTRWLLENIGGLEQMHAINGQKAQMLYDAIDRSEGFYRGHAQPGSRSLMNVTWRLPSEELEAEFVKQAKEAGLHELKGHRSVGGIRASIYNAMPIEGVRTLVEFMQHFRQKHA, encoded by the coding sequence ATGACCGAACGAGTTTTCAATTTTTCGCCAGGACCTGCCACTTTACCGCTGCCGGTGCTGCAGGAGGTGCAACAGAATCTGCTTGCGCTGCCGGGGGTGGGCGCGTCTATTCTGGAAATCAGCCACCGTTCCAGGACCTTCGAAGAAATCATCGCACAGGCAGAGCAGAACATCCGCCAGCTGCTGAACCTGCCGCCGGAATACCACGTACTGTTCCTGCAAGGGGGAGCCAGCCTGCAGTTCTCGCAGGTGCCGATGAGCTTCCTGCGCGGCACGGAGCGTTCTGCTGATTACATTGTCACCGGCTCGTGGGCGAAGCGTGCTCTGGTGGAAGCGCAACGGGAAGGCAACGTGCGTGTGGTGTGGGACGGCAAAGGCGAGAACTACAGCCGCGTGCCCGGGCACGGCGAATACGAGATAGACCCCAACGCAGCATACGTGCACTTCACCTCCAACGAGACCATACAGGGTATCCAGTTCCCGTCGGAACCGGAGACGGGCGGCGTGCCGCTGGTATGCGACGCCTCTTCGGACTTCCTGTCGCGTCCCATCGATGTCAAACGCTATGGGCTGATTTACGCGGGAGCGCAAAAGAACGTCGGACCGGCGGGGGTGACCATCGTCATCATCCGGCAGGACTTGCTGGAACAGGTGCCGGACAACCTGCCCACCATGCTCAACTATAAGGTGCATGCGGAACATCGTTCACTGTACAACACGCCGCCGGTGTTCGCGGTGTACATCGTGATGCTGGTGACGCGCTGGCTACTGGAGAACATCGGTGGGTTAGAGCAGATGCATGCCATTAACGGGCAAAAGGCGCAGATGCTCTATGACGCCATCGACCGCAGTGAGGGCTTCTATCGCGGGCATGCGCAGCCCGGTAGCCGCTCACTGATGAACGTCACCTGGCGACTGCCCAGCGAGGAGCTGGAGGCGGAGTTCGTCAAGCAGGCGAAGGAGGCTGGTCTGCACGAGCTGAAGGGACATCGCTCGGTGGGCGGTATCCGTGCCAGCATCTACAACGCCATGCCCATCGAAGGCGTGCGCACGCTGGTGGAGTTCATGCAGCACTTCCGCCAGAAGCACGCCTGA
- a CDS encoding pyrrolo-quinoline quinone, giving the protein MRIARGMLALVCLSIIALSAWCWTGSQGERPDEGKSLNPLSAFPPRSPRPRPPRPRPTPTPNVPENPAEWHQHAHDAQRTSYTAQVVPYPWRWRWVWNGSNAMGGLGKVTSTGSLPRNVQPVTGGGRVYIAAGVDGVFALREDNGQQVWRRAGIGDIRSTVAYDPDTQSVFALSSSGRLYQLRASDGTVLNQFSTGKSSDLPLPPLLLRDRVIFSMGNSVYALNKQTMQRIWVYNAGNNVWVAVPPAYSASRDLVIVATEPDLYVHALRNSDGSARWRVRPVHPSLRFEDPTEYRYGWPVVADSTGLVLIKVRLNWRTLWREYPQTNSGIRQVLSSNPGEQALFALRLDDGTVPFICNVGHGGYGDSDYLPMGPQPVVKRLPNGKEVVYTVVRAKHAYDARWDSHFGEMVLDNSTVPGLQAGEIRFIAFDWPPGSEAPYLLTDEQPNVSMSGDILFGGHWEAGFALRILDRSDARGSFANKITSQRLATVATSQEEVGCGWSASHYCSQLLYCTRPYDFGFYIYYGQGTVYDRFWSEYATWVVSNQNVYFRSCDGAIVALTSGNPQASHKPTYLASHRKPIADTSWVATIPFTEAREWAGRKVKVTGRLRYLVDNGKHVLLAFARPHQGTFKVLIRREHWAKFPLPPGRLYVPGQAVEVTGVIDWYQGDPVIYVTEPAQIRPGDSHQKGAYHVP; this is encoded by the coding sequence ATGAGAATCGCGCGGGGAATGCTTGCACTTGTCTGTCTCAGCATCATTGCTCTCTCCGCCTGGTGCTGGACTGGATCTCAGGGGGAACGACCCGATGAGGGGAAGTCTTTAAACCCACTATCTGCCTTTCCTCCACGCTCGCCGCGTCCTCGCCCACCACGTCCGCGCCCCACGCCCACCCCGAACGTGCCTGAGAACCCCGCAGAGTGGCATCAGCACGCTCATGATGCTCAGCGCACCAGCTATACTGCACAGGTGGTGCCGTATCCATGGCGCTGGCGATGGGTGTGGAACGGCTCTAACGCTATGGGTGGACTGGGCAAAGTGACCTCTACTGGCTCTCTGCCACGCAACGTGCAGCCGGTCACGGGAGGAGGGCGCGTGTATATCGCTGCAGGAGTGGATGGAGTGTTTGCTCTGCGTGAGGATAATGGGCAGCAGGTGTGGCGTCGTGCAGGCATCGGTGACATCCGCTCTACGGTCGCCTACGACCCTGATACGCAGAGCGTTTTTGCCCTTTCCTCTTCAGGGCGTCTTTATCAGCTGCGAGCCTCGGACGGCACAGTACTGAACCAGTTCTCGACGGGAAAAAGTAGCGACCTGCCTCTGCCGCCCCTGCTGCTGCGGGACAGGGTGATTTTCTCGATGGGCAACTCGGTGTATGCCCTGAACAAGCAGACGATGCAGCGGATTTGGGTCTATAACGCAGGGAACAACGTGTGGGTAGCGGTTCCACCAGCCTATTCCGCCTCGCGTGACCTGGTGATTGTGGCTACAGAACCTGACCTGTACGTGCACGCCCTCCGCAACAGCGATGGATCTGCCCGATGGCGTGTGCGCCCTGTACACCCCAGCCTCCGGTTCGAAGACCCAACGGAATACCGCTACGGCTGGCCAGTCGTCGCTGACAGCACCGGTCTGGTGCTTATCAAAGTGAGATTGAACTGGCGAACCCTGTGGCGTGAATATCCGCAAACCAACAGCGGTATCCGCCAGGTTCTCTCCAGCAATCCGGGCGAGCAGGCACTGTTTGCGCTCCGTCTGGATGACGGTACTGTGCCCTTTATCTGCAACGTGGGACATGGCGGCTATGGCGACAGTGATTACCTGCCGATGGGACCTCAGCCGGTGGTCAAGCGACTGCCCAACGGCAAGGAGGTCGTGTACACGGTGGTCCGAGCCAAACACGCTTATGACGCCCGATGGGACTCGCACTTTGGCGAGATGGTGCTGGACAACAGTACCGTGCCCGGACTGCAGGCAGGAGAGATTCGCTTCATCGCCTTCGACTGGCCGCCGGGCAGTGAGGCGCCTTATTTGTTGACCGATGAACAGCCTAACGTCTCCATGTCCGGTGATATCCTGTTCGGTGGACACTGGGAAGCGGGGTTCGCCCTGCGCATCCTGGACCGTTCCGATGCGCGAGGTAGCTTCGCCAACAAAATCACCAGTCAGCGACTGGCTACAGTGGCGACCTCGCAGGAAGAGGTCGGTTGCGGCTGGAGCGCGTCGCACTATTGCTCCCAATTGCTGTATTGCACGCGACCATATGACTTTGGTTTCTACATCTATTATGGACAGGGTACCGTTTATGACCGGTTCTGGAGCGAATACGCCACGTGGGTAGTCAGCAACCAGAACGTTTACTTCCGCAGCTGTGACGGCGCCATTGTCGCTTTGACCAGTGGCAACCCGCAGGCTTCGCATAAGCCCACGTATCTGGCATCTCACCGCAAGCCTATTGCCGATACCTCATGGGTAGCCACCATTCCCTTTACAGAGGCGAGGGAGTGGGCTGGGCGCAAGGTGAAGGTCACAGGCAGGTTGCGCTATCTGGTCGACAACGGCAAACACGTGTTGCTTGCCTTTGCCAGACCTCATCAGGGAACGTTCAAAGTGCTTATCCGGCGGGAACATTGGGCGAAGTTTCCCCTGCCGCCCGGTCGTCTGTATGTGCCCGGGCAAGCGGTAGAAGTTACCGGTGTTATCGATTGGTATCAGGGAGACCCGGTTATCTACGTCACCGAGCCGGCGCAGATTCGACCAGGGGACAGTCACCAGAAAGGAGCGTACCATGTCCCATAG